The genomic stretch attaaaactgactgagctaaataaaaataatcatgggcagagttcactggatgggaagtcttatttgtttgtgcatggcagggggttggactggatggccctttgagTCTCTTccggctctatgattctatgagaagcaGTGTCAGGAGGTGCTAAGGGACTGCCTGGTTGCCTTtaacaaacaataataacaacaaacacacaaaactgtTAATGCCCCACTTCATATGGCATTCTAGTGTTAGGGCTGGGCTGTTGATCTTTTCAGTTTGCTTTAAATGTGCATGATTTCCATGGAGTATAAATCATCTTCTTGTAAACTTTATTCATGTCTGCCCAGTGCTTTGAACCAGTTTGTTCTGCTCAGTTCTGTCAAAGTCATAATTGCAGTTCACTGTAATCATCACCACCTCCGAGCTGTAGGTTGACGATAATATTTTACAGTTTTTATTTCTTGGCAGCATTCTCAAAGCAACAAGTCTTTCTGCAATACAATCTTTATTGGCCATCAGTGCCTTGCCTTGACATTTTAACAGGTGTTTGTGGCTGCCTCTCCTTTTCCTAGGAGCACACCTGGTTTTTTTCCATTGTTGTCTTGTGCTCTGCCTTTATAAATTTTTCATGAAATGCCCTTCTATACACTCAAAGCctattaatgtttttatttggaGGGAACAGTTTGTGGTggatttttacatgctttttgtTTGGTAGAGTCAGCTCCATCTGTATAGTCCAGATGGACATAACCTTGAATTTGGTCATTTTGACATCTTGTTCTTACAAAGTTTTTGTTCCTCTGCCATAATCGGTAGGTTACATTGCCAACCGAATTGAGCTTTTTGGGGTAGCATTAGTTCAATTCTTCCTGAGAATCAGAactttggttctttttttaaaaaaaaagggagagggagaggatttcatcatcactatcatttaaTTTTATGGTATCATTCAGAGctgaagttactttttgaattacaactctttCCATAATGCCCCAGCCACTCTAGACATGTTGGTGATGATTTTGAGTACTACTTTCCCCCAAATCGCTTTTCCAACATCTAGGATCAGCATGTTTCTGATGTTATAAAATGGAAGCATGAAACTTCCTGTAATGGTGTGCTACAAGTGGAGAGTATTTGGAAGgaaaaatgtctcacagaacaacagcaagatgaatataaatatttgttgttgttgttgtgtgcctccaagtaatttttggTCTTGgaatttgacttatggtgaacctaaggcaaatctaGTATAcggtttcttgacaagtttttttcagagggggtttgccattgcattcctctgaggctaagaaagtgtgacttgcccagggtcacccagtgagatttTATGCTTGatcagggaattgaaccttgatctccagagtcatagcccaatactcaaaccattacaccatggtggctcaAACAAATATTCTCCTTCTCCTAAATCAGATTGTTGATCCTTCTACCCTAGTACTGTTTACTCTGGCCGAGCAATCTCCAGCTGCAAAAAGAGGTTTTTCTGAGGTCCATTGTCGGAAATTATTTGCTCTTGACATAGAGTGAATTCAGAGTCAATTGTTTAGACAGTTCTGTGTGGGGAAATCCCAACATTGGATAAACATGAAAATTTTAGAAAGTCTGACATAATAAAGTATATCTGATTTCTGTGACAACATATAGTTAAACAAACATGCACAGTTTATTTGCTTGAACTATTTTGTTTGAACTATTCTGCCAGCCAAAAACAGGTACAAATGTCAAgacagtaggtccttggtatccacggggctttggttccaggacctcccatggataccaaaatccctggatgctcatgTCCTTTCATATACAACaggctagtaaaatggtgtcccttatataaaattgcaaaatcaagatttgctttttgaattttttttgggggggaggggatattttcaagccacagatggttgaatctgtgggtgcagaatccatggatatggaggactgactgtatagtggtttgagtgttggaagcCAGAGTTTTAAACcatattcagccatggaaatccactgggtaaccgtAGGCAAATcgtaccctctcagcctcagaagaaggtaatggtaaaccagctctgaataaatcatgccaagaaaacctatgattgGGTTGACTTCAAGTTAgagttggcttgaaggcatataataaaAAGTGTCAACATACAACAAGATACTTCTCATTTGCTATTCTAAATCTCTCTTAATGTCTTATTGGCCAATAAATCAAAATTTCAAACTGTCATGGGGGAGGGGATACGTTTTTCCTGGAAGTAGGGTGGGagagcagccaaaaagaaaaaaaaaagcaatgcctaagacaaaaaaaaagtagTCATTTATTTCTGGCAATCAGCATTTCCTTTTACTTGGCTAGCAATTTCATGTGGAAATAATGCCATATTTCAACATACTGTTCCCTGGTGCACAATTTTTTACCTTTCTTGCACTAAGCTGGATATACTTGAAAGTTAAGTCAGGGTCATATTCATGGATTTATAAATGCATACACAGCACATTGTATTGACATGGTTTCTACTGACTCAGGTCAGGGGCTAAGAAAATCTGTGTCCCAGGTTTTTTGAacaatatggctatcatgtcagaaatacagtatttttcaGTTCTCCTACCCAACCACGAGAAAAACATGGTAAATGATTTATCTctgtcccctcccctcctcattcTTTTTGCTATGGCATGTTCCAAGGCCACCTAAATCCTgctccattttattattttttgcaccATCAAGTTGCAACAAGAACAAGATTAACCCTTGGACCTGATGATAAATGCTGAAATATTTCTGCAGGTTATCTTTTGTCTCCTTACACAATTCAGTatcatcttttaattttttagaagaagttttaaattacagaaaacatgcagaaaaGAAATGTTACCTGTTGCTTCCACCATTCCTTCTAGGATTACAACTATTTCTAATTCCTCTTTGGGTAATTGGGCTTTGGAAATCTCCCAGAAAGGACTCTGTTGGTTTATTTCATGGCTGATGATCAGTGGTGAAACCAAAAACAGGCGATCGTCCCCTGTATAATAACCCACATTGATATCTGTCTGATTGAGTGGTATAAATTCTCCCTCTTTTGTCTGTTTAGACTTGATCAACTTGGCTCGTATTGATGCTTCCACAATGTGCGAATTCCTAAGATCCCCAACACGAAACATCAGACAGAGCTTTCCATCTCGCATGGAAATGACAGCATTAGTAGAAAACACCAAGGTTTCTGCTCTCTTCTTGGGCTGAGAGATTTTTACAAACATACAGCCAACCATGAAGGCATTAACTATAGATCCTAAAACAGACTGAACTAAAAGCAGGATAATCCCTTCAGGACATTTGTCTGTGATGACCCGATAGCCATATCCAATGGTAGTTTCTGTCTCTATGGAGAATAAAAAGGCTGAGACAAACCCATTGAGGTTACTGACGCAAGGGGTCCATTTCTTATCCCCTATGTGCTCCATATCTCCTCGGATGTATGCAATTAACCACCAGATGAATCCAAAGAACAACCAAGTCACAGTATAAACCATGACAAATATCAAAAGGTTGAATCTCCACTTGAGGTCAACCAAGGTAGTGAAGATATCAGTCAGGTAACGATAAGTCTCTCTTACATTTCCATGGTGAACATTACACTTTCCATCCTTCCTAACGTATCTCTGGATTCTTCGCTTGGTACATTCTTTGCTTAAGTGCTTTGGCAGATCTTCTCTGGCTTGTTTTGGCAACTTTGGTGGATGAATTGTAACAGGGCTCTCCACGTCCTGCTCCATTGAGTCTCCTTCCAGCACATTAGCTGCtattaaagaaaaagagaacatgAATACAGGTACTGAGGTAAATTAAACAAGGACGATTTATGAGTACATCAATACTCACTATATCATTTATGTAAAACAACTGAAGTTTTTCTTGGGATACTAAAGCATCAATAGCAGACTTTTAACAATGAAAGGACCAATGTGGGCTGTATGATTATGA from Sceloporus undulatus isolate JIND9_A2432 ecotype Alabama chromosome 3, SceUnd_v1.1, whole genome shotgun sequence encodes the following:
- the KCNJ6 gene encoding G protein-activated inward rectifier potassium channel 2, encoding MEQDVESPVTIHPPKLPKQAREDLPKHLSKECTKRRIQRYVRKDGKCNVHHGNVRETYRYLTDIFTTLVDLKWRFNLLIFVMVYTVTWLFFGFIWWLIAYIRGDMEHIGDKKWTPCVSNLNGFVSAFLFSIETETTIGYGYRVITDKCPEGIILLLVQSVLGSIVNAFMVGCMFVKISQPKKRAETLVFSTNAVISMRDGKLCLMFRVGDLRNSHIVEASIRAKLIKSKQTKEGEFIPLNQTDINVGYYTGDDRLFLVSPLIISHEINQQSPFWEISKAQLPKEELEIVVILEGMVEATGMTCQARSSYVTSEILWGYRFTPVLTLEDGFYEVDYNNFHETYETNTPPCSAKELAEMASKAELPLTWSVSSQLDQHAEMDPEEEAKSQEEQTERNGDVANLENESKV